A region of the Candidatus Schekmanbacteria bacterium RIFCSPLOWO2_02_FULL_38_14 genome:
TTTTTATTTCACTTGAACCCTTGACACCTAGACCCCTTGAACCCTTTTTTGAGGTTAACTAATGTCTAAAGACGAAAAAATAGAGGAAATTTCACGTAGATATTTTTTAGCAGCAGGATGGTCATCTCTTGGCATTATTATGGCTGGCTCAGCCGGTGCAAGCATTCGCTTCTTGCTCCCCAATGTTCTTTTTGAGCCTCCAACTTCTTTTAGAATTGGAAAGCCTGAAGACTATGCTGATGGTTCAGTAAATTTTTTTCCTGAGAGAAAGATCTTTGTAATTAAAAAAGAGAATGGAATTTTTCAAACTATCTCTGCAGTATGCACTCATCTACGTTGTATTGTGAAATGGTCAGAGACAAACAAGAATTTTGAGTGCCCCTGCCATGGAAGTATATTTGATGGGAAAGGCAGAATTATTGGTGGACCTGCTCCAACACCACTTGACTGGTATGAGATAACACTTGGAGAGGATGGTAAATTGTTCATAGATACTATGAAAGTTGTGGATAGCGGATATTATTTAAAGGTATAAAACATTTCTCCTCATCCTTTATCCTTCTCCCCATAGGGGAGAAGGCAGGTTGAGGGGGAGAAGAAAAACATTCAACCCCAGAAGGGGTTTCCCACAGGAAATTGTGGGAGAGAATAAGAGGGACGACAGAGACGTCGTTCCCTACATGATAGGATAATATGGGGAATATATTAAGCAAGTGGACTGAAAGAATTACACAAAACAGAATCTGGAAATCAATTTTCAGACATGGCTATCCTGATACAGAGCTTAATCAATCCCTTGTCATGTATACCAATCTTTTTCTTCATATTCAACCTGTAAAGGTTCATAAAAATGTTTTAAGACCATCATATACCTTAAGCCTTGGTTTGATCTCTTTTATACTATTTCTTGTCCTTGTAATAACAGGGATATATTTAATGTTCTATTATGTCCCTTCAGTTGACAGGGCTTACAATGATATGAAGGAGCTTCAATTTGTTGTCTCCTTTGGCATATTTTTGAGAAACCTGCACCGATGGTCAGCTCATGGAATGGTGGCTGCAGTATTTTTACATATGTGCAGGGTTTTCTATACGGCTTCTTATAAACCTCCAAGAGAATTTAACTGGGTCTTAGGAGTTATACTTTTAATAGTGACATTTGGTTTAAGTTTTACAGGCTATCTTCTTCCCTGGGACCAGCTTGCTTTCTGGGCAATTACAGTGGGTACAAGCATTGCCAGCTATGCACCAATTATTGGGCAGAAACTACGCTATTTTCTGTTAGGTGGGAATATTGTTGGGCAGAATGCTCTTTTGCGGTTTTACGTTCTCCACTGCGTTGTTCTGCCATCAGTTGCTGCTGTCTTAATAGGAATACATTTCTGGCGGATAAGAAAGGATGGAGGGTTATCAAAGCCTGCAGAAAAATTAAAACAAGAAGAAAAGTTTGAAGAGCTGCAGGAAGAAGGGCTTTCCCCAAAAGGAACAAGTAAGACTTATGGTTTAATGGAACTTGTAAAAGGTGCTACTATTCCTGTAGAACAGGAGCCCGAGAATGAGATAATGTCATGGCCACATTTGATCTTTAGAGAGTTCCTTGTCGCCATAGTTGTTTTAGTAGTGCTTATTGCTATTTCCTTATTTTTTAATGCACCTCTTGAGGAGCTTGCAAATCCTTCAGAGCCTCCGAATCCAGCAAAGGCTCCATGGTATTTCTTAGGACTTCAGGAGCTTGTATCTTATTCAGCCTTTATAGGAGGTGTAATTACACCTTTTCTTGTTGTTTTTGCGCTCCTGATGGCAATACCTTATATAGATTACAGAGCAGAAGATGTGGGGATATGGTTTTCCTCTAAGAAGGGTCGTTTAATAGCATTAATTACAGCAACCCTGACATTAATAAGTATTCCTGTCTTGATTTTTCTTAATATGAAATACGGGATTAGAGTTTTCTACCCTGATGCTCCTTCAATTCTTGTGGATTTGATAAATCCTGGAACAATTCTGATTGGAGTTACAGCAGTTATCTCAATTATTATAGGGGTCCGCACTAAGTCATGGAGGTTAGCTGCCATGATGATATTTACCTCCTTTGTAACTGGTTTTATTGTGTTGACTGTTATTGGAACATTATTCAGGGGTCCTAACTGGGAGTTTGTTTTCCCATGGAAAGGATAAAAAAATATATAGGAGTCTGTCAGAGAACCCTTTTTTGTCATTGCGAGCGACTCCCTCGATATTGCTCGGGACAGGCTCCGGGAGCGTGGCAATCTCAAATCCCCCTATATCCCCCTTTTCCCTGCCTGCCGGTAGGCAAGTAAAGGGGGAGAAAAGAGGGATTGCTTTGGATTCGCCTCGCAATGACAAGAAAACTCATATTATTTAGAATTTCGAATTTAGGATTTTAGATTTTAAATACATGGTTAAATATTTTACATTTTTTAGTATTATTCTCCTGGTCTTTTTTTCTCTTGCCATCTTTAAGGATTATGATAGAGAGTGGAAGGATTTCCAGAAGAGGTTCTACGAGATTGAATCAGAGAGAGGAAAAAACGCTGAAGAGAAAAAAGTGATAAGAAATACTCCTTTGAGAATAAAACAGATAGTGTTAGAGGATTTGAATAGAGTTGATAGGTGCACAACCTGCCATCTCGGAATGGAATATGAGAAAAAGTCTTACAAAAAGAATCCATATAAGTCTCATCCCGACCCAACAATGCATCCCTTTGATCAATTTCCCTTTGATAGATTTGGATGCACCATCTGCCATGAAGGGCAGGGAAGAGCTACTACAAAGGATGATGCCCATGGTGATGTGGATTTCTGGGATAAGACCATGCTAAGGGGTATTTATCTGCAAGCCTCATGTCTAAAATGTCATGATGACCCTGACCTTAAGGGTGCTGAGATTGCAATGAAAGGGAAAAAACTTTTTGAGGAAAATGACTGCTATGAGTGTCATAAAGTAGGAGATAAAGGAGAAAGTGTAGGACCTGAGCTTACAAAGGAAGGATTAAAGACAAAACACCATTTTGATTTTACCCGTGTAAAGGGCAAGCACACTATTGCTAACTGGCAATTCGAGCATCTAAAAAATCCGGAAGCAGTTGTTCCTGATTCAGTGATGCCAAATTTGGAACTCAGTGATGAAGATGCAAGAGCCTTGACTATATATCTCTTAAGCCTTACTGATGAAAAGGTGCCAGAAGAATACATAGCGTCTCTAAAAAGAGGTCCTATCCTTGCATTAAGTAGAAAAGTTACAAAGCCTGAGATGAGTCCAGGTGAAAAGCTTTATATAGAGATGAACTGCTATTACTGCCATAAGATAAAAGGGGAAGGAGGTGATGGAGCACCTGATTTAACTGGAGTTGGCGCAAGGCATGATGAAGATTGGCTTATAAAACATTTTGACACTCCGCGGTCAATAAGTCCTCATTCTTTTATGCCTGACTATAAACTTACACCCGAGGAGATAAAGGCTCTGACAGATTTTATGTTGACTTTGAAATAGCTATGAGACAAAGGTTTTCATAAAACAATCAAGCCCAGAAGGGCTTTTCCACAGTTTTATGTGGGAGAGCCTTTTTAGGCTCGATAGCGAAGAAAAAAATAAGGAGGTGATGAGACAAGCTACATAGTAAGGGAAAGAGTTTAGATTTAAATTCTGTTAGCTACCGGATATATTTAAGAAAAAGGAGGAACTATGATTGAAGAAGTATTTTTGATACTGAAAAGAAAATGGTTTATATGTGCATTGGCTTTTCTTTTTGCCATTTCAGCATCCTATGTTTTTGAGAAAGAAGCCAGTGCAGCAAAAACTTATAACATAGTGGTTAAGATAAAGTCAAATAAAGCCACTAACAGAACAGGCGTAGCGGTAGAGGTCACAGGAGGAGATTTAACAACACCCAAGACTGCTACAACGAAAAAAACAGGTATTGTAAAGTTTACAAAACTTGCTAAAGGAACTTACACTGTTACTCCTGCAAAGGAAGGCTATACCTTTGACCCTGAATCAAAGCCTGTTACATTTGCAACAAGGAGAACAGTAAATGTTGTTTTTAAGTCAACAGAGGTTGTAATTCCTGTTACTGAAGAGGCTATAACTCTGTCAACATCTGCAAACGGGACTCACTTTGCTGCGGGTGAGAAACCAATAATCACCATTTCTCTGCCCGACCTGTCCAGCCGCAGTGACTATTCGCAGCTACGCCTGGTGGTTTATGGTCCACAGGAAACGACCAAGACTAAAACAGCGGTGAATCTGCTCAATGCGTCCACTGACCGTTCCTTAGCTAACACGGGCCCGCATCACTACATTGACCTCGTTACAGACACCAATGTTCAGCTCAATGATAATATTCTGACCTATACGCTCCAGCCAATCACAGATGAAGAAGCAGGGACATACACAGCAAGTTTGTGGGCTGTTTTGAAAGATGACCCTTCTGTGCAGTCGTTCCCGCTTGCTGATTTCCAGATTGGAACAGCTACTGCTGAGACGCAAATAGTAGAGAGGGAAAATTGTTCTGTCTGCCATAAGGGTGCTGATAGCGGGAAATATTACTTCCATCACATAGATCCTCGTACCGCCGGTTCATCTGGATACCCATCAATTGACTCGTGGGCAGTGAGAACGTGCAAGAGCTGCCATAACACAGATGGCTATGCAGCATACACTGATCCCGCTAATCCCTCTGCCACTGATGGCTCTAATAAAATTCCGGATCCGATTGTAAAGCGTGTACATGGTGTTCATATGGGAGAGGAGTTAAAGAACGCGCTCAACACTGACGCGACGACAGGTATTTTCAAAAACTACACAAGTGTGGTATTTCCTGCAAATGTCAAGAACTGCACTATGTGTCACGTGGATGATAAATGGAAGACCACACCTTCACGTCTTGCTTGTGGCGCCTGCCATGATAATATCTGGTTTGGTGATCCGGCAGCCCTTCCTTCAGGACAAGAGGCACATCCTGGTTTACAACAGGATAGCGATACCGGATGCTCTACCTGCCACCCTGCAGATGGTTCATGGACCAAGGGTTCGGCACCTGCACCCATTTCAACGGTTCACAAGGTTGATTCGCCAGCTTACAAGTATACTGTAGAGATTAGCCTAAGCGCACCGGCAAATGAGACTCACTATGTTGCGGGCGAGGCGCCTCAGGTAACAATAACAATCAAAGATGCTACCACTGGTGCCACAATTGACCCGAACACGCTAACAGAGACCGCCTTCAGCCGTGCCTCTCTCTACGTCTCCGGCCCGCGTGAAAATACAAAACCTGTGCTTACCACCTCGGCCAAGGGCCTTGGAGCCGTCCGTGCTTTGGCGACGAACAGCAAGGATGGACCCTGGGATCTGTCAGGCGACCCTACCTTTATCATTGGCATTGACGGTACCTCCCGCACGGTAACGGCTGCGGCAAGTAATTTCGCAAATCCGGCAGCTGCGACCCAGGCAGAGGTCATTACATGGCTGAAAAAGGCGCTTCCTGATGGCATTGGCGATGTGGCGACAGTCTCTGCGTCTGGCACAACAAAAGTCACGATTAAAAGCAATACCAGAGGCTCGACATCCAAGGTCGAGATCTTTGCAAGTTCAGTTGCAACGGCTATGGGGTGGACCGTTGGTGCGAAAACCCCTACACCTCGTTCCTATGCCAGCAATGACTTCCGCGTCCGCAAAGATTCTTTTGATGAGGATCCGAAGGTGAGTCGTTCCACCACTGCAGTTACGTACCAGTTAGACGATGTTGCCGGTCTGACCTCAGGCACCTATACTGCTTTTGCCCAGATGAGTCCGACATCTGGTTTTGGCGGCTCGGCGGTGGTCAATTTCCAAGTGGGTGGGGCTACAGAAGAAAAGAAGGTTGCTACAAACTGTACCAATTGCCATGGTGATACAACAATGCACAGCACCTCCTTATCAGTGCCATTCAATCCAGACATCTGCAAGAACTGCCACGATTACAATCGTGAGGGGACTGGATATGGTTGGGCCGGCGCTCCCCCGACCGGAACGAACGGGACCTCAACGAGCGGCTGGAGCGGTTTTGGTGCCAAGCCCTTATCAAGCAGAATCCACGGTGTTCACCGCGGTCGTTATCTGGAGCATCCTGAGGATGTAAAACCACTGTATAGGCTCGTAAGCGGGGTTGCCACGTATTGGCCTGAATACGATTTCTCTGAAGTGATTTTCCCTCAGGATATAAGAAACTGCACCAAGTGTCACAGCGCCGATACGACCGGGACTTGGAAGACAGAACCATCTCGGTTAGCCTGTCTTGCCTGCCACGACAACGATGAGGCAACTACCCACGGTAATCTGATGACGTATGATACGACACCTACAGATCCATGGAGCGGTGATGAGATAGAGACATGTGTTGTGTGTCATGGTTCTGGTAGGGACTTTTCTCCTGACAAGGTGCACAATATCTCGAGTCCCTATAAGCCACCGTATCTACGAGAGCCTGCAGAGTAAATAAAGCAAGGTGGATTCGTTAACAAGCCTATTCCCGATGGGGGGGGGTAGGCTTGTTATTTTATCAAATATTTCTAATTAGCCATATGAGATATTATAGGAGGAAGAGATAAAGGTTCTGATTAAATAGAGGTTGACTTTGAAATAGGTATAGGCTAAAAGTTTTTGCAAAATAATCGGCCCCACAGAAGGGGCCTCCCCTGCCTGCGGTAGGCAGGCACAGTTTTATGTGGGAGCGCCTTTCAAGGCTCGATATAGAAAAGAAAAAAATGGAAAGGGGTGATGCAATAGAATAGATAAAAACTGGAGAAGGTTAGATTTGAATTCTGTTAGCTACCGAATATATTTAAGGAGGATATATGAAGAGAAATTTATTTTTGACGACAATTTTCGTAGGAGTGTTTATCTCCTCGATTCTTTCCTTTTCCTATGCCACTGCTAAGGGGAAACCAGGAAAGAAGCCAACGGTTATAAGCATAACCCCGAAAACAGGAGCACAAGGGGAACCCCTTGATGTAACTATAAAAGG
Encoded here:
- a CDS encoding cytochrome B6 codes for the protein MGNILSKWTERITQNRIWKSIFRHGYPDTELNQSLVMYTNLFLHIQPVKVHKNVLRPSYTLSLGLISFILFLVLVITGIYLMFYYVPSVDRAYNDMKELQFVVSFGIFLRNLHRWSAHGMVAAVFLHMCRVFYTASYKPPREFNWVLGVILLIVTFGLSFTGYLLPWDQLAFWAITVGTSIASYAPIIGQKLRYFLLGGNIVGQNALLRFYVLHCVVLPSVAAVLIGIHFWRIRKDGGLSKPAEKLKQEEKFEELQEEGLSPKGTSKTYGLMELVKGATIPVEQEPENEIMSWPHLIFREFLVAIVVLVVLIAISLFFNAPLEELANPSEPPNPAKAPWYFLGLQELVSYSAFIGGVITPFLVVFALLMAIPYIDYRAEDVGIWFSSKKGRLIALITATLTLISIPVLIFLNMKYGIRVFYPDAPSILVDLINPGTILIGVTAVISIIIGVRTKSWRLAAMMIFTSFVTGFIVLTVIGTLFRGPNWEFVFPWKG